taacaaattgataatagagtacaattattactctaattaataagcgaataaaatgtcattacagaggtagatagttcctctcaatcaataaaaatctaagcagcggaaaaataagataaacggcgcagacgactccactccacaggcagcttgaccagggctacacctaatcctccacatcatcagcttcactgtagaactcttcctctgatgaatgattgcaaggtgagtatatgacatactcagcaagtcacgcagcaaatatgcaagtgcacaggataacaaagggtggcatagtagggtttcatttgcataaacagcatttaataaacatttcagaatttataaaacagttaagtaataattaaacaatattaatccaacgctctacaacataccctgttgtaaaGGCCCAAcaattctgaacaaccatacccggctgtacagatccatctccaaaccaggagctaaacaaattattaccagttatagcatcttttattatggtgagaagtgtgagactaatcacgaaagacattgttagacccgcccataaccgcgggcacggctattcgaatagttttactctgatcagaggtgtaccactgtacccacaagacacagccccacatcatgtcaccatgtgcctcaataccaccacggtacctcggaaaggagctgtgacaatacccctcgcacaacacaatccactacagcgcacctttcctggatcataatcacccccttataaacaaggcatggactccccagcgacccccgtgggcttatctccgccacttctcagtctggtgccccgcaatgaaccatgctatacaaaaggtaaagccgttgcccacgctggcttgtggttggcacggttaatgtttcacaaccgaaactcgtgaaccggtccttaattgtcatgagcacgactctcaaaaccatgtgctcacaacccaccattatcaagttttagttggcaagtaattaattaaccaatcacgtttgaccatcgtgaactaacaataagccatcattaaataatagtgagtcataagttatcccaatagtgtgctaatgtttctaagcatggctaagcaatcacatctaatatctagctgaaccaatatatatagctcaactagtcaagttaaaataacccaaggtatcaaggaataaagtaatcaagatcaaaaagggctataacaaacaataggttaattccacccaatgacattcgaaaataaatgcaatatttgaatagaaacaatagctttaaacgggatcaacatgctcaaagggttgtttgggatctgtgtgacttgccttgctggccttggaactcttcaaattcttctcctgcgaaaacgggcTCTCcagaaacgtcggaatctaaacaggaaagagcaaaatcaccaaaacagcacataaacaagcatgaacagtacatgtggatatttttaacatgtagatctcaattttagaaaaatttagagacttgaaccaactaaatccgagctaagatgaattagttatgaatttttaaagattaaatcggattaaaacacttatatggattttaattgaattatgacgcaataatgaattatttttgaaaaggaaaaaggaattattgcgtcagcggctagggtttgcggtggaccgggcgcacggcagcggttcacgagaacgaacggccgagatcgatccatccaaaacggacggccgagattgaccGATCCACggccggctcacggcggacggtcccgatgacgtcggcgatgacgtcaccaccggcggcggctcgggcttgcaacctcgccggcgaacgacggcgcggcgacgcgaacggagggcaccagcacgatGCGGGCatcgcggcgaactcaccgatgaccaaaacgtcggcggaagagcaacggacggcgacggcgaagaggttgaagcggcggagaagatcgggtcgacggcggcgacggtgttccggcgatcttcagcgacggcgaaggggcggacgaggacggcgacgtgacggcgaccacgatggtgacctccccgagcgacggcgacggctggagcgacggcgaagcacggctggagcggcgacgacgacggcggcgctagggcgcttccgacggcgagagacgaaggcgagggtggcgacgggtagaggagacaccggggatccttttaaaggggttggagggcggcggcgaaggcccacggcgaccggcgacgagaaggaaagatcggggctcggagagagagaccgatccgaatcgacctcgaatcaaacactttccaagcgaaattagccgacgattccataagagaaaaggtagaggagatcccgaagattgtttcccctcaattgatttcaccggagaaggaaaggagcggccggatttggaaggagacggcggcggcgcggcgctagggttcgggcggcggccgacgcgaggaagacgacgactccgacaggcgggacccacctgtcagcgaccgaacgcGCGCGTGAGGGACGGCTGCtgctggactgggccgacttgggccggggagagagagagggggttttgggccgactttcggcccaaagccaaaagagacttttaaaaaacctttttcaatttaaattattcatgaaatgcaattccatttattaaaaatacttccttagctcaaataaatcccagaaaaaatctaggaattatagaattaagcaaaatatttaatgaaattttatctggccccattttatattggaatttattaattaaaattagatcttctcttctaggcttttaaaaaataaattctaataattccaattaaacaacaatttatatattttggatttttagggtgtgacatctacatatttcaataaaaaaaagtcctacctaaaatttaaaactaactcaaaatttgaaaactttgaacTCTCAACATGAAATTtgaactttcaactcgaattttgaaacttttaacctgattttaaaaactttcaacttgaattatgaaaactttcaactggtaatttaaaaacttttaacgcgattaaaaaaatttctaactCAAACttctaaaactttcaactcgaattaTGGAaaatttcaactgaaaattcATGATCtttcaactattttttaaaactgtGAACtatcctaaaaaaataattattgatgtatttttttaaaaaaaatattactccaGTACATATTACCATTAGCGCTAATTAGGTCATTTGCGGACTAATCACCCCGGGTGCGGGCATCCCAAATAAAAGCCTTCGCTCCACCCGTCAACGTCTGTTTGTTGTATTCCCCTTCCTTACCCCCAAAATCGAAATCCCTAATTCGACGCCATGGCCGCgactggcggcgccgccggggagaAGACGGCCAGCAGCCTCCTGCTCGGCGTCCGGGGCTACACGTCCACCCTCAAGAACGCCTCCACCGCCAGCTGCAGGTTGAGCGCCGGCCATCCCATCGAGGTGACTTTGTGGGAGGCGTCCCCGCCTGCCCTCTCCCACTTCTCCGTCCACTGCCCCGATCTCCCATCCTTCAATGGCAATCTGCTTGGCGCGCCTaaagccatcgccgccgccgtcgacgacgccgacggccagctcctcctcctcctccgagtcCCCATCGATCAGCTTGGTGCCCCGCATGACAACGACTACTTGGTCTACCATCCGGATCCCCCGTCTCCGAAACTGGATCTGCTCCCCAACCCGCCTCCCCCTACCCTCGGTGACCACCAGCTCGCCATACTCAGCTGCGGCGACGACCGCTACGTCGTGGCCGCCCTCCACGTCTGGAGTGAGTTCACTTCCACGCTGCGCCTGTACAGATCTTCTTGTTCGTCTGGGAGTTGGACATCGGAGGAGGTGTCCGTGGAGGAGCCGGTGAGGGACAGGCTGTGCCCGATCCCGGACTCAGCCAAGAGGCAGCTGTACCACGTCACCACCAAGACCATCACGCTCGGAGGTGCGAAGGGCACCGTGGGCTGGGTTGATCTCTGGCGCGGCATCCTCCTCTGCGACGTGCTCGACGAAATGTCTCCAAGGAAGCTCCGCGACATGCCGCTGCCGTGGCCGGCCAAGGGCAATTGGAGGATGTACCTCAATGGAGATGTGTCCTTTTGTCGGGACATCGCCATCAGCCAACACAAGGATTCCATCAAGTATCTGGAGATGGAGATCGTTTCACCAAGAACGGTGACCACCACCatacccacctccacctctgcAGATCCTACTTCATACCTTGAATGGGTTCGCCGCAGCAGAGAACCTCAGCCGACACGGCGACGCTCCGTGTTCCACCCTGGTTCGTGGAGAATCACTACATGGAGCATGCCTATCCCGGTCACTTCATGGGACGACTGGCGCCGTGACTGCACTGCTGAATCGCGTGAAGTCCATCTTGACACCAACCCAAGTCACCATTACGAGTTGCTTCATAGCCTCATGCTCAGCAACAGCGGTGATGAACACAGGGAGGAGGCTCAAGGTCAAGGGGCAACCTCTTCCTTGTCCCTAGGTCGCCTGCGTTTGTGTTACCCGGCCTTGAGTTGCATCGATGATGATGTTGTTTACCTCTTGGGCAACGCTGCTGGCAGGGGTGCTAAGACGGGAGGAATGATGGTCGCTGTTGACGTCAGGAACAAGGAGCTGCGAGGAGTGGCCAAGCTTGACCCCGAAAAGAACACCCTCTACTCCATGCGATGCTACCTTGCAACTGGGATCTCCAAACGCCTCAACACTACCACAGGTACTTAATTACCGCTCGTATTCCAGAACAAATGCAGCGCCATGTGCATATGGGTAATAAAATGCCATTTAAGGATCTAGGGCTGATCATTATAGTTCTTTGTTTATGATGGTCCGAATGACCAAACTAGGACTAGAATGTAGTAACTTTATTTAGGGTGATAGGCTTGATATGTTGATACAAGGGCAGAACAGTACCAAGAGTCCTTTTGGCAGAGTAGTACCAATACTCATTATGCAATATACTGTTTTGTGTGAGTTTCAGACAAACGTTGTGTTTCTAACTGTACTTGCAAAAACAAAACCTGAACTCTGTTAACAGAATAAAGACACCTCCACTAAAATGTCGACGACTAATGCATAAAATTATTTGCGTTCTTCGTGAAAATTCATAGCAGTAAATGTGTCGTCACTCTTGTTTCCTTGTCATTATGCGTGTAATATATTTTGCTAGCATGCATTTAAATATGAAGTAATTAATCAAAGTGCATTCGTACCATGTCAAAAGAACAAGAGAATAGAGCAAGTAATAATAAGGTAGTACTTGACCAAAGCATACTTGAAAAAGTAGTATATTGCTTTAGGTTTTGCTTTTCCTGTTGTACTCAATGTGGACAACATGAATGCTCTTCCTCTTGAGTACTAATTCTTGCTTCAAGGACATTTTATGAGATAATAGCTATTTTATTTGATGTAGACACAAGAGTTGGACGACCTGAGGAGGATGCAGAAGCCGCCGAGTAGAATGTGCGAACCCAGTGACATATATGCATCATACTGCAGCCTGCCTGGATGCAAATATTATCGTATCAGTGGTTTGTTGGCTTGAATGGGGGTTAAGGAGTTGTGCTGTTGCTGggcatatatagttttgtgacaaGAATCTTATCCAGGTTGCTTACTTTGGGTTGATGATAAAAGTAGGAGTAGACGTGAATAACATTAATATATGTTGGCTTATTTTTTGAGGGGATGTTGGCTTATTTATGTGGCACTAATTGTCTTTATGCCTTTGAGTTAAACACAAAACAATGATCCAACTCTTTGAACCTGTTTGTTTCAAGTAATGAGTTGATGAATTTTTCACCACTTGGAGTCCTCCCTCAAACTGGATCTGCTCCCCGCTGCctcaaactgttttttttttttgaacgaatgtGTTTTCTAAGTTCATTCTCAGAACAATGCCCGCCATCAGATTCATCGACTAGCATAGCAAGACAGTATAACTTTTTACCAAAGAAAACtgattatatagtatatatagaaTACTTGTCTTACACACAGTGACAATCCAACAATATCTATGCAACAGGAATAATATGTTAGTGTGCAGATCATACCCTCTCAACTCTGAACTCTTCTGCAGCAGGGAGTTCAAGATATATTTTGTACATAGCTGACAGTGCACCATTCCGGACAGCGGGACAGAGAAGCTCCAATCAAAAGTCTCCGATGTTCTGTCTTATCTTCTAGGTTTTCGGGCTTGGCTCAATTGGAAAGGCCCAATTGATTTTGGGCTTGAGTACAACGCAGCATAAGGCGCCACCGATTAGGCCCAAGTACAggtatactcaattaattaccaCTACTACCACTACAggtatactcaattaattaccgCTCCTTGTTGTCATGTCTGTTATTTGCGTGCTGTTCTACGAGAGATTAATCTCTTTGGCTTAAATTTCTGTCTCAATTCTTAACATGCATAACAGATTTTAATCGGTCAATATATAAGTTAGGCTAAACTTTGTTGTGTTCCTTTGCTTGCCGGCATGTAAGTTCCGAAGAATTTTGTTTAAACTCTACAATGTTTGGCCAAGAAAATTTCTCATATCTAGCTAAGAAGAACTAAAAGGAAAAGAGCTGCTGCTCTTGTTCGCCAGTAATCTGCATCAATGGATAGTGTATACTGATCATTCCGGCGTTGACATGGCGAAAAGTATTTTGTCAATAGGAAGGAGGAGAATCACACGCCAAGTGCATGCATGATTTTTCAATTCATTTCAAGGCAAAGTTTCTAGACAAAGCTAGGTTCTCGATAAGCCGGCCACTTTGATTTGATGACAATTAGGTTAATTAAGGCAATCTTCTTGCCTTTCCTTTTCTATCAATAGTGGACAAAGGTGAGAGCTGATATTTATTATATCCTGTTAGCCATTCAGAAAGTGCTTTCCATGACATTCCAAACGAAATGATATTTTTCTCATGTTCAGTCGGCCATGCATCTTCAGTTTAACTaaacaagacaaaaaaaaaaaaacttatatccAACATAAGATATATATGCCCTATGAGCATAAACGCACTCAGTGATAAAATATACTAGTAAGAGGTAAAGCTAAGGTGAATGCTGACAAGAGACAAGCCCATCTGTCCCTCAAAGATAACAAATACTACTACTGATTGAAACAAAATTAAAGCATGATAGCcacttctgaatttctgaatggctgaaggggaaaaaaattgaacagGATACTGCATGCTGATCGAGTTGAACAAGTAAGAAAAGGTGTTCATCTTTGCAGAGACAAGATCTAACACATTTCTAACTGCAGAGGTAGTTCATAGCATCCATCGATCACCTACACACAATATCCTCTCTCATGCCTGACCCCTGCACAAACGCACACCGGATTGCAAATACACATAATTTAGATCTTTCTAATGATTTTGTATCGTCAGATAATCTTGCTTGTTTTGGTCGACCTTCAGAATTGAGTTGATGAAGTTCGTCGCAGTGAGCTCTTTGTAGGCATCACCAGTGCAGCAACCTCCTGTTTCAGCTGTCCAAGCAGAAGTACAAGTGCTCGTCACATGAATGATCAAATCACAACATTTCAAAAGTAATGAGTTATTAtcaactactacctccatcccagaatataagaaccTATGGTCAGATGGGATGTTTCCTAgcactacgaatctagacaaaaATAGAAAACGCATCATCCGATTCTAGATTCTTATATTCTGatacggaggtagtaattaattaGTGATGTGAAGATCACTTGTGAATTGAATTAGTGATGAGTACCTCTTTGCACTGCTTCTTGAGATTCAAGTTGTCATCCACCAGCCGGCGAACCTCTTTCTCTAGCTCTTCAACGTACGCCTGCATAACAAATTACTTCACAATTAATACAATCTGAATCGTATTAATATGACAGAACTGGATTCATTGACAAGTAGGcagtctgtttttttttttggggatgcTTATTGCCCTTTTGGTAGGTACAAATGCATGGTTAGTTCTGAAATGGAGTACCTCTAGAGTCTAGAGAGGTTAGATGGAGACGGTAAAAGGAGCTCCTCACTAGCAGCAGGTGTGATCCAATTAATTCATAGTGCAGTCCTATTCAGATGATAGATAGTCGAGATAATGCCAAGCTAGTTTTCATATTTTCCTCTTGTCCCGATCAACTTAAGTTCTTTATGCTTATTTAATTAGTCCGTACCTAACAAGAGAAGTATATATTAGCGTGAGACTATCTGTTAAAATATCTCAAGCATACGAGGAAGACTTTTTCTTGGGGGCAGGAGTAGTTAATTGTGATGTAAGCTGAGTCTAACGTGgtgattatattttgggataccGTGTGTCATGCATCGACCCAAATATAGTTAATATCAACTGGGACATTATGTTCATTTCTTTTTTGCTTAGAAGGTTCGATTTGTCGTTGTTAACAGTCTCTATTTAATCTGGAACTCTTACAAATTCAGGGGCACCAATTTTCTCTAATGTTTAATCAAGAAAGAGGATACATGTAGCAATTAACAAATCATTCAAGAAAAGAACATAATTGCACATTCGTTTTTTCGATGGTAATTGTGTTAACTACTTAACTTTAGGAGTGATTTGGGATATTTACTATTGATGATCTATTGAGTTGGCCTAAAGGGCATATATGTGTACAAGGGAtggaaaatatatataatacccATGACTACACTACTATTGTTAACAAATTGCACATTCTTTTTTTCCGcacattctttttttattactatGTACTATTAATTAgtgatatatacatatatatatatatatatatatatatatatatatatatatatatatatatatatatatatatatatcagagtGAAACCAGCTAACCACAAATTTCCAATATGCATGGAGAGACAAGTAGACACCATGTCCACGAGGatatcatacatatatatacactctCTGGTATGGGCCCTTTCTGCTGGACTTGGAATCTTGGATTTGGTGAAGCTGACTTAATTTTGATATTAGTTATCACACAAGTGCCTGCTTGGATGATGATAGACTGGTAATAAAAGAAAGGGCACTAATCAAAGAAGAGATATGCATATTTAGGCCATATTGACTAAACATTATCAACAGGAACCTATGCATGATGCAAGAGATAACACACTCCATCAACTTTTTAGTTCTTTAACAAATTGACCAAACTTGGTCACTATACTCGAGAGTTTCACTCCATACAGTATCTGCCCAAGGTACACACAGATATCTCCTCCATGCACCATCATCAAGGATATAATGTAAAATATATAGACTAACTCCTTTATGAAATGTAATGaaatttgttcatatatattcaGTTGTGTAAACTAACCAGttccgaccggaactagcccgtgacgctccaaattaacctgttaatcgataccagtcccaggaaacagtgctggtatcacagggagacaaaatatcacagcaacagaggtctctttattatagagtagaggtatagtcatgttgggctgcggacagatcccgagctcacaactgcattacaaaagggaaacggaagccaggacttggaccaatcaacacaggcgcgacttgggaactaggccgaaaccctaaaactcatcgt
The Oryza sativa Japonica Group chromosome 6, ASM3414082v1 DNA segment above includes these coding regions:
- the LOC107277265 gene encoding uncharacterized protein; protein product: MAATGGAAGEKTASSLLLGVRGYTSTLKNASTASCRLSAGHPIEVTLWEASPPALSHFSVHCPDLPSFNGNLLGAPKAIAAAVDDADGQLLLLLRVPIDQLGAPHDNDYLVYHPDPPSPKLDLLPNPPPPTLGDHQLAILSCGDDRYVVAALHVWSEFTSTLRLYRSSCSSGSWTSEEVSVEEPVRDRLCPIPDSAKRQLYHVTTKTITLGGAKGTVGWVDLWRGILLCDVLDEMSPRKLRDMPLPWPAKGNWRMYLNGDVSFCRDIAISQHKDSIKYLEMEIVSPRTVTTTIPTSTSADPTSYLEWVRRSREPQPTRRRSVFHPGSWRITTWSMPIPVTSWDDWRRDCTAESREVHLDTNPSHHYELLHSLMLSNSGDEHREEAQGQGATSSLSLGRLRLCYPALSCIDDDVVYLLGNAAGRGAKTGGMMVAVDVRNKELRGVAKLDPEKNTLYSMRCYLATGISKRLNTTTDTRVGRPEEDAEAAE